GCGCCCGGCGCCCGGGGACCCGTCCGGTCAGGCTTGACAACCGCCCACCCTGGCGCGTAACATGCTGTTTTCCCTGCGCCAACGAGACGGCCGCGAGCGGCCGGCGCGGGCGAGCGGACGCTGGTGCGGAACGAAGAGCGCGGAGGTCAGATTCAGATGAAGGTCATCCTCAAGGCAGACGTGGAGCGGCTCGGCAAGGTGGGGGAAGTCGTGGCCGTGGCCCCGGGGTACGCCCGCAACTATCTCATGCCGCGGAAGCTGGCGCTGGAAGCGACGGCGAGCAACCTCGCCGGCATCGAGACGGAGAAGAAGCGCTACGCGAAGGCCCAGGCCCGCGCGGCCGCCGGCGCACGCGAGCTCGCGGAGCGCCTCGCCGCCCTCTCGCTCACCATCCGCCAGGCCTCTGGCGAGAGCGACCGGCTCTTCGGGACCGTGACGACGATGGACATCGCCGCCGCGCTCGCGAAAGAGGGGATCGAGATCGACCGGCGGCAGATCACGATCGAGGAGCCGATCAAGACGCTCGGCATCTACACGGTCCCGGTCAAGCTCCACGCCGAGGTCAGCGCGCCCCTCAAGGTCTGGGTGGTCAAGGAGTAGCGGTCGCCCCCGGGGCGCCCGCGTCCCATGGGACCCACGACAGCGGCGGAGGCGGGCCTCGACCGCCTCCCGCCGCAGAGCCTGGAAGCCGAGCAGTCCGTGCTCGGCGCCGTGCTTCTCGACAACGCCGTGCTGCCGCGCGTCGTCGAGATCCTGCAGCCGGAGGACTTCTACCGCGGCGCGCACCGGCGCATCTACGCCGCGATGCTCGACCTGTTCGAGCGCGACGAGGCCTCCGACCTGATCACCCTGCGCGAGCGGCTCGAGCAGAAGAACGAGCTGGCCGAGGTCGGCGGCGCCGTCTACCTGGCCTCGCTCGTCGACCAGGTCCCCACCGCGGCCAACGTCGCCCACCACGCGCGCATCGTCCGGGAGAAGGCCGTGCTGCGCGGGCTCATCACGACCTCGACCGAGATCGCCGCGCTCTCCTATGAGGGCGCCCGCGAGGTCGACCAGATCCTCGACGAGGCCGAGCGGCGGATCTTCCTGCTCTCGGAGCGCAGCGTGCGCGAGGGCTTCGCGCCGATGCGCGAGGTGATCAAGAGCAGCTTCAAGGTCATCGAGCAGCTCTACGAGAAGAAGGCCCACGTCACCGGCGTCCCCTCGGGCTTCGCCGATCTGGATCAGTACACCAGCGGCTTCCAGTCCTCGGACCTGATCATCATCGCCGGCCGGCCGAGCATGGGCAAGACCGCGTTCGTGCTGAACATCGCCGAGCACGTCGGGATCGAGTCGCGGCTGCCGGTGGCCGTCTTCTCGCTCGAGATGAGCCGCGAGCAGCTCGTGATGCGCATGCTCAGCTCGCTTTCGCACGTCGACGGCAACCGGCTGCGCCGCGGCTTCCTCGGCCGCGAGGACTGGCCCCTGCTCTCGCGCGCGGCCGGCAAGCTCTCGGACGCGCCGATCTACATCGACGACTCGGCGGGCTGCAGCGTGCTGGAGATCCGGGCCAAGTCGCGCCGCCTCAAGGCCGACCACGGGCTGGGCCTGGTCATCATCGACTACCTGCAGCTCATTCGCGGCCGCGACCGCTCCGAGAACCGCCAGCAGGAGATCTCG
The sequence above is a segment of the bacterium genome. Coding sequences within it:
- the rplI gene encoding 50S ribosomal protein L9, producing the protein MKVILKADVERLGKVGEVVAVAPGYARNYLMPRKLALEATASNLAGIETEKKRYAKAQARAAAGARELAERLAALSLTIRQASGESDRLFGTVTTMDIAAALAKEGIEIDRRQITIEEPIKTLGIYTVPVKLHAEVSAPLKVWVVKE
- the dnaB gene encoding replicative DNA helicase, with product MGPTTAAEAGLDRLPPQSLEAEQSVLGAVLLDNAVLPRVVEILQPEDFYRGAHRRIYAAMLDLFERDEASDLITLRERLEQKNELAEVGGAVYLASLVDQVPTAANVAHHARIVREKAVLRGLITTSTEIAALSYEGAREVDQILDEAERRIFLLSERSVREGFAPMREVIKSSFKVIEQLYEKKAHVTGVPSGFADLDQYTSGFQSSDLIIIAGRPSMGKTAFVLNIAEHVGIESRLPVAVFSLEMSREQLVMRMLSSLSHVDGNRLRRGFLGREDWPLLSRAAGKLSDAPIYIDDSAGCSVLEIRAKSRRLKADHGLGLVIIDYLQLIRGRDRSENRQQEISEISRSLKSLAKELKVPVIALSQLSRAVESRGGDKRPQLSDLRESGAIEQDADVVAFIFREDMYREESEQQGIAEVIIRKQRNGPTGTVKLVFRRECTRFENAAPGYAE